The proteins below come from a single Brevundimonas sp. LM2 genomic window:
- a CDS encoding response regulator transcription factor — protein MANITLVDDDENIVASVSLALESHGHKVVAYHDGATGLEALETSPPDLAILDVKMPRMDGMEVLRRLRQTSQIPVIMLTSKDEEIDEILGFNLGADDYMHKPFSQRLLIERVKALLRRSGGDGGEPEPSAEVSGKAIRRGKLLMDPARHESTWDGRPVKLTVTEFLLLQALAQRPGFVKSRDNLMDAAYDDQVYVDDRTIDSHVKRMRKKFRVVDPEFDAIETLYGVGYRYRES, from the coding sequence TTGGCCAATATCACCCTGGTGGACGACGACGAGAACATCGTCGCCTCCGTGTCGCTGGCGCTGGAAAGCCACGGCCACAAGGTGGTCGCCTATCACGACGGGGCCACCGGCCTCGAGGCGCTGGAGACGTCTCCGCCGGACCTGGCCATCCTCGACGTCAAGATGCCCCGCATGGACGGAATGGAGGTCCTGCGCCGGCTGCGCCAGACCAGCCAGATCCCGGTCATTATGCTGACGTCCAAGGACGAGGAGATCGACGAGATCCTGGGCTTCAACCTTGGGGCCGACGACTACATGCACAAGCCGTTCAGCCAGCGATTGCTGATCGAGCGGGTCAAGGCCCTGCTGCGGCGCTCGGGCGGGGACGGCGGCGAGCCGGAACCCTCGGCCGAGGTCAGCGGCAAGGCGATCCGCCGCGGCAAGCTGTTGATGGATCCGGCGCGTCACGAAAGCACCTGGGACGGCCGGCCGGTCAAGCTGACGGTCACCGAGTTCCTGCTGCTGCAGGCCCTGGCCCAGCGGCCCGGGTTCGTGAAGAGCCGGGACAATCTGATGGACGCCGCCTACGACGATCAAGTCTATGTCGACGACCGCACCATCGACAGCCACGTCAAACGCATGCGCAAGAAGTTCCGCGTGGTCGACCCCGAGTTCGACGCGATCGAGACCCTGTATGGCGTCGGCTATCGTTACCGCGAGAGCTGA